GATGGATCATGAGAACATGTCTTAATGGAATACGCATTTTGCAAATGGTGATACTGCTGATCTATAAATAGCGAGATCCAATTcttagaaataaaaaataagaggCTAGGAGATCCAACTTCGACTTCAGATAAAAACAATTTTTCGACACAAACCCCCCAAAGTATTTCAATTCAAGCAAGAGGATAAAGAGCTTTCCTGAATATTAGTCGATGGATAAGAGAGAAGACTGGTACCCATAATTTTTCTGAGAGTCTCGTCCCTTCACCATTATACAAACATGTATATACCTCCACAGCAGTTTATTCTCATGAGAAAAATTGGGAGACATACCTAACAAAAGCTCAACGAGTTCTTCATAAACTTCATATTCAACACACTGGTAAGGTTTGCACTccaaattcataatttaaaaggATGTCGAAGGACCGTTCGAGTCACTAAGGGGCATAGTGGCACCCTCGCCCAGCGCCATTACGGACCGGCCGTGCCTGAACTCAGACTGGACCAGactcttctttgtttgagcagcTCCCAGGCATGCAGACCGAAGAGAGTCTCAATCGATCTTTTCTAGGATTCCTTATCATGCCACATGGAGATCTAGCAGTAGTATTACACTGTTTgaagccaaaaaaaaaataaggaaaaggaGGAAGAGGAGGTAGTGTAGCACTGTAGACCTGTGTGGAATACAAGAAGCAATGCCATAAATAAACACAGGCATTTAAGATATTATTAGAGATAGATATGAGAGCTCGCATCAAGTTCAGGACTACCCACATAGTTTGACTGTTTTGAGTAATAACTATTAGACAAAAACACGAAATAAACATTAATATTTGTCTTTGATAAGCGCTAGACATAGGAGCAAGGGACATTGTCCAACATAACTACAGGCTAAAGTTGAACAAGCTTGTCTTGGCTTAATCATTTTTCCCTAGTGCTGTTCTTGAGCCATTCTAGGTACTGGGGGCTGCCACCAACTATTGGCATGGCAATCACTTCAGGAACACTGCAAGcaacaagcaaaagaaaggatcagAATATTCTGTCTGCAGTCTTTACACCCTCTTCTCGGGTAATAATGTTTGAGCAAGATAACAATTAGCTTATTGCACCAAAGACTAATAATAAGTGTGAAATTTTTGGAGCAGAAATTGCAGGCTATCACCGGTTGATAGAAGGATGAGATATCATATGGCACACATATTATTGTACATGAAAAATCTGTATTCCTTCTAATTCCCTTTTTTTAACATTAGAACCAGATATTCAAAAAGGATGACCTGTGCCAAGTTTGTCTAACCAATGCAGAAAACAAGAGCAAAATGTAAAGACTTACTCATATTCATGGTTGGCCTTCACATGTTCTGTAAGAGCTTCCAAAAGGGATTCCCTGGTCTTGATTATAAGCAGCTCTTCAGAATCAGTCTGTACCtgttaacaacaacaaaaaacaaaattATTCTTAGGAAACAAGACGACACCTATAATGTACTGAGAAAAATTGGTCCCAATCAAAGCTGAACTGTCTGGTAACTGAAGCATGGAGGAGAAAAGCCAGATTGACAAAGAGTCTTACCTCTCCTTCCCACTCGTACACTGATTCAACGCCTGCACACACAGCACATCAATTCACTTATGCATCCACAAGCTTCTTGAAGTACTTGTAATGTAAAAAAGTATCAACTTAGGAAAGAAGGCTAATGAAGAGACCAgcaaaattattaatttttgctTGCATACGAGTAACTCTGCCACCGAAAGTCTACTAAACATGTAAGCGAATGCTGAGAGCCACATGCATGGTTAACTTGCACATTAGTTTTTTCCCAAATAACGGTTACCTAATTTGAAGCAATGCCACAAACATAATGAGAACTTCTCATATGATACAAGGGAAAGATCAATATTACACTATCTGAGTCGCTAAAACATCATGTTTCATCCTGCAACTCCTACCTACTCCAAATTATCAAAAGGATCTGGTCCCAAAAGCTAGTCTTTACACCGTTCTTTCAAAATATGCATAAACTGTACACATGCCCCAGGAACAGCGCCGTGCTCTTTACACctcgttttttttttaaaaaaaattattgataaTCTCCTTGTTCAATTACCAAATCCTACTGTCTTTAACCCTTTCCACCCAAAATTTATTCCCTATTATCAGAGGCTTATCCGGACACAACACCCTAGAATGAGAAATTAAGTCCTAAAAGCCGCTCCTCTCGATTTGCCATTCAGATTACATGTCCAATAAAAAGGTCCCCTACACACATTCCACATTACCCTGGTGTTTGACATTTTACGAAATTTCAATGCATATCCCCCTTCAATTATTTAAAGTATTGATCTTTTGAGAATCTAGTTTCTCTAAGAGAAAACGAGAAAAGTGGACATTAATATTTTCAACGTCGTAGCAGCCAAACCACATCAAAGAAAAACCATGGAACCAACATCTCAATGAAGTTCAATCTCCGGAAAGGGAGTGTAGTCAAAAGCACACAACACCACGAGCAATAAACAAGTGAAACAGCAATATATTGAGTTTATATATCCAAGTTCTTTATCGCACattataaaaaaactaaaaaatctaaAGCACTCCATGGTTAACAATCTTGTAGCCAACATAATGCTTATATCATTGACGAGACATTACATGAatcaaatttctaagttccaatgcTAAGTGCGACTAGGAAATGACGAGGAATTAGCACTCTGTACTATAATTCAATTCATGACAACAAGAGTGAACCACACTTTCTCAAGCACAGCGGTAATAGCAAGCATGTTGAACTAAAGTTGAATTGCTAAGGTCTAAACAGGCAAATGACGGCAAATATACTTTGAAAAGTGGATCATCCAGTTGATGCAAGAAAGCAAAACGAAGGTTACATCAGCTAGTAAGAGCACTAATAAGGAGTTGTGCTTGCCTGGTACTCGATTAACGCATGCTGCAAGTTTCTCCTTCACTATGCTCCCTGCCAGTTTCTTACCTGCAAAACAGCCATGAATCCAAGATAATTGTATACGGCCAAAACCGGTTTTGCCCTTCATGtgattagtcaagattggaacatgatggacCGAGGATCGTTTTCATAATACCGAGATGAGATCCGAAGCC
The nucleotide sequence above comes from Nicotiana tabacum cultivar K326 chromosome 12, ASM71507v2, whole genome shotgun sequence. Encoded proteins:
- the LOC107802963 gene encoding protein CutA, chloroplastic, which gives rise to MALTLSAIASSSLVRRRLPIVGAFCVLTFGLSNLSIQSFTKTGSAHSLPFPPLLRSKLRQSTSVSGSIRMEGSSKIVPSIVVYVTVPNKELGKKLAGSIVKEKLAACVNRVPGVESVYEWEGEVQTDSEELLIIKTRESLLEALTEHVKANHEYDVPEVIAMPIVGGSPQYLEWLKNSTREK